From Dryobates pubescens isolate bDryPub1 chromosome 22, bDryPub1.pri, whole genome shotgun sequence, the proteins below share one genomic window:
- the LOC104296257 gene encoding pepsin A-like, protein MWKLLLLLSLVALAQCGVFRVPLWRGKSLRQTLEEKGLLETYLQKHQARLGAQAADSKGDREPMRNYMDNEYFGNISLGTPGQVFTVIFDTGSSNLWVPSVYCNSSACSNHQRFNPDASSTFVGTNRTLSITYGTGSMTGVLGYDTLTVYQITITSQVFGLSVTEPGDVFTYSPFDGILGLAYPSISASQATPVFDNMMAQNLVAKNLFSVYLSRNGDGGSFILFGAIDSKYTSKGITWIPLSAQTYWQVSMQSVTVNYLPIACLGGCQAILDTGTSRIVVPTSSLPSIRFFLGANSQGQVRVSCNAVRFMPDVVFHIHGDLFPVPARSYVIKQSDGSCILGFDSMDSDLWILGDVFLRQYYSIYDRDNNRVGLARVP, encoded by the exons ATGtggaagctgcttctgctcctcagcctggtggcccTGGCCCAGTGTGGTGTGTTCAG ggtgcCTCTGTGGAGGGGCAAGTCCCTGAGGCAGaccctggaggagaagggcttgCTGGAGACCTACCTGCAGAAgcaccaggccaggctgggggcccaggctgctgacagcAAGGGAGACAGAGAGCCCATGAGGAACTACATGGAC aATGAGTACTTCGGCAACATCTCCCTCGGGACCCCGGGGCAGGTCTTCACTGTGATCTTTGACACCGGCTCCTCCAACCTCTGGGTGCCCTCCGTCTACTgcaacagctctgcctgca gcaaccaccagCGCTTCAACCCCGACGCCTCCTCCACCTTCGTGGGCACCAACCGGACGCTGAGCATCACCTACGGCACGGGCAGCATGACCGGCGTGCTGGGCTACGACACCCTCACC GTCTATCAGATCACCATCACCAGCCAGGTCTTCGGGCTGTCGGTGACGGAGCCCGGGGACGTCTTCACCTACAGCCCCTTCGACGGCATCCTGGGGCTGGCTTACCCCAGCATCTCCGCCTCCCAGGCCACCCCTGTCTTCGACAACATGATGGCACAGAACCTGGTGGCAAAGAACCTCTTCTCTGTCTACCTCAGCAG GAACGGGGACGGTGGCAGCTTCATCCTCTTTGGTGCCATCGACTCCAAGTACACCTCCAAGGGCATCACCTGGATCCCCCTCTCTGCCCAAACCTACTGGCAAGTCAGCATGCAGAG tgtCACTGTCAACTACCTGCCCATCGCCTGCCTGGGGGGCTGCCAGGCCATCCTGGACACGGGCACCTCCCGGATAGTGGTCCCCACTTCATCCCTGCCCAGCATCCGCTTCTTCCTTGGTGCCAACTCCCAGGGCCAGGTGAGG GTCAGCTGCAACGCCGTCCGCTTCATGCCCGACGTTGTCTTCCACATCCACGGCGACCTCTTCCCCGTGCCAGCCCGGAGCTATGTGATCAAG CAAAGCGACGGCTCCTGCATCCTGGGCTTCGACAGCATGGACAGCGACCTCTGGATCCTGGGGGACGTCTTCCTGCGGCAGTACTACAGCATCTACGACAGGGACAACAACAGGGTGGGGCTGGCCAGGGTGCCCTGA